GCATGCCGGCGAGGTTGGCGAAGTGCTGACCGTAGTTGCGCAGCAGGTTCAGCGCGATCACATGCGGGTTGCTCTCGGCCCGCCCCGCGATGACGTCCCAGCTACCGTCGCGGCTGCCGTCGTTGACGAGGATCAACTCGTACGAGAGGCCGGCCGTCTCGAACACGTCGACGATCGTGTCGACCGTACGACCGACCAGCGCGACGCTGTTGTACACCGGCACCACGATCGAGTACGTGAACGCGGTGCGGTCCATCCCGTCTGCCGGGCCGTCATCGTCGCTGTGCCGCTGCACTCCGGAACCGTCGTTCGTGGCGCTCACCCCGTATTTAGTCGCATGGCCACCGCCCGTAATGGTAGGTCACCAGCGGCGTCAATGGGCTCTAACACCCACATCGGCCGTGCCGTCACGGTCTGGCGACGGCGCGACGGACCCGTGAATTACCACGGGCCCATAGCAAACCCCGCCACTCACCAGCAAACTTGCTGGGTAGCGGCGCGGAATGCCATGGGCCCGTGGTAATTCACGCGGCAGCTCAGCTGTCGAGCGCGGCGTCCAAGGTGATGGTGGTGCCCGCAAGCGCCTTGCTCACCGGGCAGGTCTGCTCGGCAGTACGCGCCAGCTCGGCGAACTTGTCGGCGTCGACCCCCGCCACCTGGGCGCGCAGTGTGATCGCGATCCCGGTGATCGCCAGACCGCCGTCGGCCGGCCCGAGGGTCACCTCGGCACTCACGTCGATCGAAGTCGGGTCGAGGCCCTCCTTCTCGAGCACGCCGGAGAGGTTCATCGCCAGGCACGACGAATGTGCTGCAGCGATGAGTTCCTCCGGGCTCGTCTGACCGTCGGGGTCGCCCGAACGGGTCGGGAACGACACGTCGAACTGTCCGGCGTTCGACGAATCGAGCGTGACGTGCCCCGATCCCTTCGAGATCCCGCCGGTCCAGTGGGTGGTTGCGTCGCGACTAGGCATCTGCTGTCTCCTCGTCAGTTGTGACGTACACCAACGAACGTACGTCGCAGACCGCCCGCCCGCATCCGACCAGTGCGCTAGGAGCCGTGCTCCGCCCAATAGCGTTGTACGAAGCCCGCGATCTGGTCGGCGAGCTCGGGGCGGCACACGAGCAGATCGGGTAGCCAGGGGCTCTCGCGGTTGTACTCCAACGGCTTGCCGTCGGCCCGGCTGGTGTGCAGCCCGGCCGCGCGTGCGACGACGACCGGCGCCGCGGAGTCCCATTCGTACTGCCCGCCCGCGTGTACGTAGACATCGGTGAGGTCGCGTACGACCGACATCACCTTCACACCGGCCGAACCCATCGGCACCAGCTCGGCGTCGATCTCCTCCGCGAGCACCTGCACGAACTCCGGCGGCCGCGTACGGCTGACCGCGATCCGTACCCGATCCGAGGTACGCGGTGCGACAACCGCGGGCGTCTCGGTGTTGAACGTCTCGCCGAGCGCGGGCTGAGCCACCGCACCGGCGACCAGGTCTCCGCCCTCCCACAGGGCCACGTGTACGGCCCAGTCATCGCGCGGCGGCTCGGAGAACTCCCGGGTGCCGTCGAGCGGATCGACGATCCACACCCGGTCCGACGACAGCCGCGCCGAGTCGTCGGCGCCCTCCTCGCTGAGGATCGCGTCGCCCGGCCGGTGCTCGGGGATCAGGCGCATCAACAGGTTGTGGCTGGCGAGATCGCCCGCATCCTTGAGCTCTTTGCCCTCGAGTCCCTGTTCGCGCACCTTCAGCAGCTCGGCGCCGGCCTGGTCGGCCAGCCACACGGCGAGCTGGTGGTCATTCATCTCCGTCATGCGGGACATCCTCGCAGGTACGCCCGCGATGCCGAGGTACGGCTTCCCGCCCCGCGTCATGCGGCGAAGTACCGCGACTCAGATCCCACTCTGGAACTGGATGCGATTGAGGTACGTACGGGTCAACGACAGGTTCTTGCCGAGTGCATTGAACCCGTCGCCGCTCATCCGCAGCACCAGCCGGGCAGGTTCGTTCCGCTCCTCGATCGCGAACGAGACCGACATGTCGCCCGGGAATCCCGCAACCCCGCCCGTACCGCTATCGACCTGGAGCGACCGTTTGCCGAGCCACGTCCCGTCCGTACGCCAGATCCGGTACGTGATCGAACCGTTGTCGAACGCGGCGTAGTTGTCGATGTCCGGATAGAGGTACGTGATGAACGCGGACCCGCTGTACGTACCGCGATAGCCGCGATCTGTTGCGGTGAAACGCCCGGAGTACACGATCTTGCACCGACGATCCGCGAGAGCCGCGGAGGTCTTCGGCTGGCAGGCGGCGCCGGGTGCTGCGACGAACCTCGTCATACCGGCCCGCACGCCCTCGTACCACGTGGAGATCGTTGGTGCTGACGTCGAGGTCTTGGCGGGCGGCGGCGCGGTCGCTGCTGACGTCGCGGCGGCCCCGGACGCCGCTGCGAGAAGTGCCGTCGCCGCACCGATTACGAATGGACGCTTGGACATGGCTGCTCCCTCGGTGAGAAGTTCTCCTCGTCCAATGAGAGACACCCGAGGTAGCAAGCCGCATCATCATGCAGAGACGATCTTCCGATCTACTCGGCCGAGCCAAGCACGGTCGGTGAGGCCGTCATCGGCGGAGCGCCATTTGCTCACTCGGGAGACTTGTTCCCGTACACGACGTTCGCCTGGTTGTTCCACCGCAACCCGTAGCGCTGGGCACCATCTACGACCCGCGCGCGGCCACGCACGGCACCGCGCGCGAACTTCACCCGGAGCAACCGACCTCCGTCACGTCGAGCGAAGTAGAGACTCGAACCGGAGCGGAACGCTCCGACGACCTTGGACCAACGGATCGAGCTGCGCGCAGTTCGTCGCCGCGGATGAGACACCCCGGAGTCGAGCGAGAACGGCCTCCAGTACAGCTTCTTGTGTCCGCGCATCGAGTAGTACAACCGGCCCGAACGGAAGAACATGCTCGTCGCCGAGCGGAGGTCCTTGCGAAGTCCCGAGTCACGACCTCGGTACGTCTCGCCGACTCCCGTCGAGACCGACGACCAAGCGCGGTCTCGATACGGGTTCATCGGACGAGCACGCCCTACCTGACGCGGGCGGAACTTCCGGCTGTGCAGGCTTCCGTTGGGCATTGCGTATACGAGACGCCCGTCTGCCACGAACGCTGCACGAATCGAACCGGTTCGACTCAACCCGGCGAGGTCGACTCCAGCCGCTTCGGTCACCCGCCTACCGGTGAAGCGCGCCGCCGTCACCTTCGAACCGTCACGCACTCTTGCTCCGAGTTGATAGACCGTGCCAGGCAGGACGGTCTGTCGTCCGCGCGCGATCTTCGTACCCGGTCGACGCGGCAACAATGCGATGCGAGGGCGCCGGTATCGACGGTTCCCGAGCCATTTCGTGTCGCCCCCGATCCACAGCCCGTCACGATTGGCGACCAAGGCTCCGACACCGACGCCGCGTGGATTTCGGCCCGGGTTCCATCTGAGGGGCATGCCGGTTGCCGGGTCGAGGGCAGCCAGGCTGGGTCGAGGCACGGCTCCCGGTCGCGCCCGGTCCTTTGCGTACGGGTTGTTCATCCACCGTTGGTGCCCGCCGACGTAAACCGCAGAACGGGTGACCGCGACCGAAAGCAGTGTGTCGCCGCCCGTCAGGTTCACCCACGCGGGCTGATGCCGCGCGCTGCGACCGCCGCTTCGGAACCGCGCAACTCCATCGCACAGCGTTCCCTTGTGAGGTCCACCCGTCGCGGCGACCGCGAAGTACTTGCCGCTGGGCGCGTACGCCACACCTCGCATGTAGGTATCCCATTTGTGACCGCAGCGAGCGCGATAGCGTCGCGTTCCCCACCGCATTACCCGGACCTTGCGGCCGAGGCGAAGTTGAGCGAGCTGGGCACGTTGGCGGCCGCCAACGCGGCTGAAGTTGCCCGCGATCACCATTCGGTTGCCACCGGGCGCCGCATCCATCGCTATGACGCCGGTACGTCCCTTCGGCCGTCCGTGGATCCCGCCGAGCGTTCCGGAGACTCCGAACGAGAGCTTGCGTGTCGCCCTGCCCGTTCGTCCGCTCAACGCGACGATTCCTCGATGTTTGGCTCGGCCGACGCGTTTGAACTGGCCGCCTACGTACAGGGTCCCTCGCACTGCGGCAAGTGCTCGGACGTTGCCGTCCATCCTGCGCGATCGGAAGTGAGCGGATCGCCGGCCATTGCCGACGCGCAACCGAGTCACATGCGATGCACGGTGCCCGTTGACCTTCGTGAACTCACCACCGACGTACACCTGGCGTCGTCCCGGCACCCTCACCAGCGAGGTCACGGCGCCGTTGAGCTTCGGCCTGAAGCGGCGGATGACCCGCCCGGTCCTGCGGTCGAACGCGGCGATGAACTTCGCCTTTCGAGCGACCTTCTTGCCCCGGCTCGCGATGCGGGTGAAGGTTCCGCCGATGACGACCGTGTCTCCGACGACCGCGATCGCGTTGACCGCACCATTGCGCACGCTCGGTGTTGTCTTGGCGGGAACCTCGCCGACCGTGCGGCGGGCTCCGTCACCAGAGGCTGCAGGCGCCGACACAAGGCCGGTGATGACAGCCAACGCGACCGTGACAACAACTGGACGGAACAGGCGACGCACGCCGTAGATCGCTCCCACGCTCCCATTGTGCCGGTAGAGGTCACTACCGGACGGGGAAACCTCGCGGCACGGGATATTCGGGATCCGCTGCGATGGCCAAACCCTATGCGCCATAGTGGCGCAGTGCCCGAGGAGGCGATCTCAGTGACGGAGTCGACGACAGACCGCGTCTCAGTCCTGTACGTCGGCGGCATGCCTCGGAGTGGTTCCACGCTTACCGACCTGCTGCTTGATCAGCTCCCCGGTCATATCGGCGTCGGAGAGATCTTCTACCTGTGGGACGACGCGCTGGTGCGCAATGCGCCGTGCGCCTGCGGCGAGACCTTCCACAGCTGTTCGTTCTGGCAAGCCGTCGGCGAGCGGGCGTATGGCGGATGGGAGTCGATCGACCCCGAGCACGTCAAACAGCTGCAACGCACGGTCGATGTCACGGCCGCCATTCCCAAACTTGTGCGCAAACCTCGCTCGGCCGCGTTCGCATCGTCACTCGACGAGTACCTCGATCTTCTGACCCGGCTCTATCGCGCCGTGGTTGCAGTGAGCGGGTGCCGGATAGTCGTGGACTCATCGAAGCGTCCGTCGATGGCGTACGCGCTTCGCCGTGCCTCCGAGATCGATCTCAGAGTCGCCCATGTCGTCCGCGATCCACGCGGTGTCGCCTACTCGTTCTCCAAGACCGTGTCGGTCGATCGTGGTGTCGGCGTCCCGACGGAGATGCCACGAACCGTCCCGCGCAAGGTCGCGCGACGATGGGTGACGGTGAACCTGTCGATCGCGGGACTGTCTCGCCTCGGTGTTCCGCTCGAACGCCTCAGGTACGAGGATCTCGTTGCCCAACCGCAGCGGGAGCTGTCCCGGGTACTCGACCTCGAGAAGCGAGCTCTGCCCGCCGACTGGAACTTCGTCGAGAACGGCGCCGTCAACATTCCTCGCACACATGCGGTCGCCGCCGGTCGCGTCAGCCGCGAGAGCGGCAGCATGCCGCTGCGGCGCGATGACGCTTGGCGAGGGGCAATGCCCGACAGAGACCGCAAGCTAGTCAGCGCACTGACAGCGCCATTGCGTCTGTGGTACGGCTACTGACGCGCGGTCGGTCCGTCCATGGGCTTCGAGTGCCGTGCCGAAATCTCCTCGCGCGATGTCGGCCAGCCTTCCGGCACCCGTCGGTCGGCGTAGCGACGACCGAGCCAATAGGAGAAGTACAGATGAACTAGGAGCCATCCCCAATACGCCTCCGCGGCACGGTGCGCGTAGTCGATGCCGAGCCGAAGGCCTCCGGCGAGGTCGTCGCGGGCCCATGGCGCCAAAGTCATCATGGTCAGCGCAAACACGATGAGGCCCGCGCACCACAGGTGACGGCGAATCGCGACGTCGTACCGGCGTCCCTCCAGCACCATCCGATCCATCACGTCGAGGCCGACCGGCGCCAGCAGAATCAGCACGAGGCTCTCTGCCTGGTCCAGGACCAGGGCAGTGTCGAACAGGGCGACGATGAAGACGAGTACTGCGGCGGCGTAAGCCCACGGCCAGCGCAACGGTCGACGGAGCTGAAGGAACAGCGCCAGCACACCGCCAGCGATTATGGGCTCGTTCAACGTCGCAACGCTCGAGGGGAGATCGCTGAGCACGAGCAGCCAGCCGATGCCGATGCAGCCGATCGCGATTGCTGCCGAGACGCTCCAGCGCCGACTCGTCGATAGCGACGCCGGTCGTAGGAACTGGATCATTGCGCACACGAGCAGTGCGAAGCACAGGGACTCACTGTTGTGGCCGATCTGGGAGGCCACGCTGCCGGGCAGGACGGTAGACAGCTGCTTGCCGACAATCAACGCGAGCAACGCGAAGACCGCTACGTAGAAAACAACCGTCTTCGATCTGTAGCTCATCGATCCGT
The sequence above is drawn from the Nocardioidaceae bacterium SCSIO 66511 genome and encodes:
- a CDS encoding 3'(2'),5'-bisphosphate nucleotidase CysQ produces the protein MTEMNDHQLAVWLADQAGAELLKVREQGLEGKELKDAGDLASHNLLMRLIPEHRPGDAILSEEGADDSARLSSDRVWIVDPLDGTREFSEPPRDDWAVHVALWEGGDLVAGAVAQPALGETFNTETPAVVAPRTSDRVRIAVSRTRPPEFVQVLAEEIDAELVPMGSAGVKVMSVVRDLTDVYVHAGGQYEWDSAAPVVVARAAGLHTSRADGKPLEYNRESPWLPDLLVCRPELADQIAGFVQRYWAEHGS
- a CDS encoding OsmC family peroxiredoxin; this encodes MPSRDATTHWTGGISKGSGHVTLDSSNAGQFDVSFPTRSGDPDGQTSPEELIAAAHSSCLAMNLSGVLEKEGLDPTSIDVSAEVTLGPADGGLAITGIAITLRAQVAGVDADKFAELARTAEQTCPVSKALAGTTITLDAALDS
- a CDS encoding sulfotransferase, giving the protein MTESTTDRVSVLYVGGMPRSGSTLTDLLLDQLPGHIGVGEIFYLWDDALVRNAPCACGETFHSCSFWQAVGERAYGGWESIDPEHVKQLQRTVDVTAAIPKLVRKPRSAAFASSLDEYLDLLTRLYRAVVAVSGCRIVVDSSKRPSMAYALRRASEIDLRVAHVVRDPRGVAYSFSKTVSVDRGVGVPTEMPRTVPRKVARRWVTVNLSIAGLSRLGVPLERLRYEDLVAQPQRELSRVLDLEKRALPADWNFVENGAVNIPRTHAVAAGRVSRESGSMPLRRDDAWRGAMPDRDRKLVSALTAPLRLWYGY